The genomic DNA GGCGCTGGCGATGGCATCATCAAGGTGTGGGATCTGCGACGTAACTACACGGCGTACCGGAAGGAGCCGCTGCCCAGGCACAAGCTGCCCTACGCCGGAAACTCCACCTTTCGGGGGTTCACGAACCTCATTGTGGATGCGGCGGGCACGCGCCTCTACGCCAACTGCATGGACAACACAATTTACTGCTACAATCTCGTCTCGTACTCCCCCAAGCCACTGGCCTGCTACAAGGGTCTCCTCAACTCAACTTTCTACATCAAATCCTGCCTCAGTCCGGACGGGAAATATCTGctaagcggcagcagcgatgaGCGCGCGTACATCTGGAACTTGGAGCACGCAGACGAACCGCTGGTCGCTCTCTCGGGCCACACGGTGGAGGTTACGTGCGTGGCCTGGGGCTCCTCCCACGACTGTCCCATTGTCACGTGCAGCGACGATGCGCGGCACAAGATTTGGCGCATGGGACCCGACCTGGAGGGCCTCAGCGAGGCTGAGCGCGCGGAGCGGTATCGCGGCCATGCCAGCTATGTGCGGCAGTTCAGCAAAAAGTCCACGGCTCCTGCCACCGGCAACCACAAGTACAATCTGCGGGATCTGGAGTCGACGCCGCGCTCGCTGAAGCGACTGATGGATCAGAATGAGCGCACGCCCAGCTCTGTGGAGAAGGTGGCCATGAAGCGTTCGTTTCTGGACATGCTGGgggtggccagcagcgagaCGGATGCcgccgagcagcagccgcacaagCGGGCCAAGCCGCTGGAGTCGCGCGGCAGACGGCTTTTGGCCCCGCCAGCCAGGagcctgccagcagctgccggcACATTCATCTGGCGACGATtggcgaggaggaggcctGCTGTTCGCCCAGCaaaaagcagaaggaaaacGCCACCGAAGACAGTTCCCCGGTGGCCGCCAAGCTGCTGAGTCTGAACTCCTCGCCAGTTGGCTCGCCGCTCAGCGAGAATGTGAATCACATTTACGCCTCACCACCCACCACggcgcggcggcggcggctgctgctgcctccgaGGGTGCTGCAGCACTGTCCTCTGTGATCTACTCGCCCACCTCGAACCTGCCCAACTACGTGCTGGATGGCGAGGCGCCGCATCTGGCCGCTATGTCCCCCAAGCGCAAGGCCAAGGACAAGGTCGATTGGCTGACAAACATCCGCAAGCAGAAGCTGATGAGCGGCCGTGCGCATGTCTCGCTCAGCGACAAGATCAACGAGGACCAGCAGGCGAGCACAGCGGATGTGCTAGCCTCCCCGCGCCTGCAGTGCCTGCGGCAGTCCGAGTGTAGTCCAAGGCTGAAGGCCTCGCCAAGGCGACGCATTTCGCACACAGATGCCGCTGgggtgcctgctgctgcgagcGGCTcccaggcacagccacagccacgcacACCCACCTCCAGTCGCCGCAACAGCGAGACGACGCTGCTGCGCTTCTTCAGcgtgcagcgcagcagcagtgtgGCGCGGGACGAGGAGACAGCAACGGCATCGGGGTCCAGCGATCTGGCAGCACTGCGAACGCCCACGACAGCGGTGGGTGGCAGCGATTAGGCGCGGGGTTACGCCCCGCCCCTGTAGTTTTAAGCGGACTTAAGTTAAGTTATATTTTAACGTCTAGTTGCTAGCTTGAATCTTATTTCGCTTCGTGGGAGAGAATTGGCAACCAATTCCCCCTCCGGCACTTTGTACAGAGAAAgactaaaaaaaacaaacaaaaaacacaaaaaataaaaagaaataatcCATAAACCTTTGAATCTTTTACATTTGGCACAAGTACAGTGGGGAACACAATTGTATGACTAGTTATTGCACTTTCttcggctgctgttgctgctgctgctgcttcactgCCGCATTTATCCTCATCGTCTGATAGACCTGCCGGCCCACGCCCACGAGCAACACGAAGTGACACAGATGCAGCGCCGTGCTGGACAGCTGCGTGCTGGGATAGCTGTTCCAGCAGTACTCAATGATGCCCAGGATGAGGTAGCGCACGCCCAGCGAGTAGTTGGTGGACCACACCAGATAAGGCAGC from Drosophila subobscura isolate 14011-0131.10 chromosome E, UCBerk_Dsub_1.0, whole genome shotgun sequence includes the following:
- the LOC117891209 gene encoding LOW QUALITY PROTEIN: protein lethal(2)denticleless (The sequence of the model RefSeq protein was modified relative to this genomic sequence to represent the inferred CDS: inserted 2 bases in 2 codons) — encoded protein: MNIYNKLRSREHGFSNEQTYDFALRRLCVAKEDSWRGIAPANYCPDFNPEPPIFSAKFANCNGYRHILAIANEDGKITLQDTTQRNQEPEEQSLPGPQCHYNAVFDLEWAPGQMRFVSASGDHTARLWEVAGSGIRGLNSYIGHTRSVKSAAFKRTDPAVFATGGRDGAILIWDIRANLNMDLTSRVDNCIYSGHTGGPGTPVSQRKQRSRTPKMSASATSSSITGLAFQDDNTLISCGAGDGIIKVWDLRRNYTAYRKEPLPRHKLPYAGNSTFRGFTNLIVDAAGTRLYANCMDNTIYCYNLVSYSPKPLACYKGLLNSTFYIKSCLSPDGKYLLSGSSDERAYIWNLEHADEPLVALSGHTVEVTCVAWGSSHDCPIVTCSDDARHKIWRMGPDLEGLSEAERAERYRGHASYVRQFSKKSTAPATGNHKYNLRDLESTPRSLKRLMDQNERTPSSVEKVAMKRSFLDMLGVASSETDAAEQQPHKRAKPLESRGRRXFGPASQEPASSCRHIHLATIGEEEACCSPSKKQKENATEDSSPVAAKLLSLNSSPVGSPLSENVNHIYASPPTTXAAAAAAAASEGAAALSSVIYSPTSNLPNYVLDGEAPHLAAMSPKRKAKDKVDWLTNIRKQKLMSGRAHVSLSDKINEDQQASTADVLASPRLQCLRQSECSPRLKASPRRRISHTDAAGVPAAASGSQAQPQPRTPTSSRRNSETTLLRFFSVQRSSSVARDEETATASGSSDLAALRTPTTAVGGSD